The Papaver somniferum cultivar HN1 chromosome 3, ASM357369v1, whole genome shotgun sequence genome includes a region encoding these proteins:
- the LOC113357332 gene encoding uncharacterized acetyltransferase At3g50280-like: protein MTSSDKNLRYISTCIVRPASRQADERTPQKIDLTVWDLTLLPHQYMQRGLLYTKPTPVKYHYSNQGEEESINNIITHLKNSLAKTLDHFYPFAGRLATTIHDDNEDAKYSVYINCDSSGAEFIHAAMDVTVADIISPIYVPLDIVRSFFSLEGVLNYHGLSKPLLSIQVTELIDGIFVGCTINHTVCDGTSFWHFFNSWSEMCKGGGDGSNHHDHISRLPILKRWFPKNIDSPPIRLPFFIGDVNFAEKYKYIPSPSFEVRIFHFTRENIVKLKSKANLEQTESIENANYISSFQALLSHIWLAVTRARCLGSKDEDTSYQLVIGNRARLNPPLPDGYFGSSFMIGEATAKVSELLERGISCGALLLKKLVNSYDDATIQRYCETWVEKPVLHGRRVPVSTTLMTGGSPRFNMHGNDFGWGQPIAVRGGISNKRQGKITAIPGPVEGSIDLEVCFSLDILQAMADDPEFMEAVTVLPPYKSV from the coding sequence atGACTAGCTCTGATAAAAATCTTAGGTACATTTCTACATGCATTGTTAGGCCTGCGAGTAGACAAGCCGATGAGAGGACTCCTCAAAAAATAGACTTAACTGTATGGGATCTCACCTTGCTCCCACATCAGTATATGCAAAGGGGTCTTCTCTACACCAAACCTACACCAGTTAAATATCACTATTCCAACCAAGGGGAAGAAGAAAGTATAAACAACATAATCACTCACCTCAAGAACTCCCTAGCGAAAACTCTTGACCATTTCTATCCTTTTGCTGGTCGCCTTGCTACAACGATAcatgatgataatgaagatgcCAAGTACTCTGTTTACATCAACTGTGACTCTTCTGGTGCAGAATTTATTCATGCCGCCATGGATGTAACTGTAGCTGACATTATCAGTCCGATTTATGTTCCCCTGGACATAGTCAGATCCTTCTTCTCCCTCGAAGGAGTACTGAACTATCATGGTCTATCCAAACCGTTGCTTTCTATACAGGTAACAGAACTAATCGACGGCATCTTTGTAGGGTGTACCATAAACCATACTGTCTGTGATGGCACATCGTTTTGGCATTTCTTCAATTCATGGTCTGAGATGTGTAAAGGAGGGGGTGATGGCTCAAATCATCACGATCACATCTCACGCCTGCCTATTCTCAAGCGTTGGTTTCCCAAGAACATAGACTCCCCCCCAATTCGCCTCCCTTTCTTCATAGGCGATGTAAATTTTGCGGAAAAGTATAAGTATATCCCATCACCATCATTTGAAGTGAGAATCTTTCACTTCACACGAGAAAACATTGTTAAACTGAAATCCAAGGCCAACTTAGAGCAGACTGAGTCCATAGAGAATGCAAATTATATCTCCTCCTTCCAAGCATTGTTGTCTCACATATGGTTAGCCGTGACACGAGCTAGATGTTTAGGTTCAAAAGATGAAGACACAAGTTACCAGTTAGTGATAGGGAACAGAGCTAGGTTGAATCCACCTCTACCTGATGGATACTTCGGAAGCTCATTTATGATTGGGGAAGCAACAGCTAAGGTGAGCGAGTTGCTTGAAAGGGGGATAAGCTGTGGAGCTTTGCTGTTGAAGAAGTTGGTTAATTCCTACGACGATGCAACGATTCAAAGATATTGTGAGACGTGGGTGGAGAAGCCGGTACTGCACGGTCGTAGAGTCCCTGTATCAACTACTTTAATGACTGGAGGATCTCCAAGGTTCAATATGCACGGCAATGATTTTGGTTGGGGACAACCAATTGCAGTTCGAGGTGGCATCTCTAACAAACGCCAAGGGAAAATTACAGCCATCCCTGGACCAGTTGAAGGGAGCATAGATCTTGAGGTTTGTTTTTCTCTGGATATATTGCAAGCTATGGCAGATGACCCCGAGTTCATGGAGGCTGTCACTGTCTTACCTCCTTATAAAAGTGTTTAA
- the LOC113357333 gene encoding uncharacterized acetyltransferase At3g50280-like, translated as MENREIQYISTSTIHPANECGNDRNQRIELTVWDLMLLPHQYMQRGLVYCYPKEQERDQETKCMAMIISHLKTSLSRTLDHFFPFAGRLTTTKHSDEMNNDDSTTFTSVYIDCNSSGVEFVHAVANVAVSDIIMPNYIPHIVRSFFTLKGVMNYEGQSRPLLSVQVTELIDGIFIGCSINHSVCDGSSFWHFFNSWSEISRGGASSENYISCPPVLKRWFLKSTDYPIRLPFSIDDKHFAEKYRYTAPPSFEVRIFHFTPEYIAKLKEKANSISDEESHTDKIVLSSFQALLAHVWIAVTRARRLDPEEMTSYQLVIGNRARLNPPLPNNYFGNSFLVGEATTKVGDLLERGIRWGALLLKKVVMSYDDAKIRSYCDAWMDKPELLALNDKVSANTLMTGGSPRFNMYGNNFGWGDPVVVRGGISNKRPGEITAIPGSVQGSVDLEVYHSLKTLKAMGDDVEFIDVQKSSR; from the coding sequence ATGGAGAACAGAGAAATTCAATATATCTCAACCAGCACCATCCATCCAGCAAATGAATGCGGTAATGACAGAAATCAAAGGATAGAGTTAACAGTATGGGATCTCATGTTACTCCCACATCAATACATGCAAAGAGGTCTCGTCTACTGCTACCCCAAAGAACAAGAAAGGGATCAAGAAACAAAATGCATGGCCATGATCATCAGTCATCTGAAGACGTCTCTCTCAAGAACCTTGGACCATTTCTTCCCTTTTGCAGGTCGTCTCACTACCACAAAGCATAGTGATGAAATGAACAATGACGATAGTACCACTTTCACCTCTGTCTACATCGACTGCAATTCTTCTGGTGTAGAGTTTGTTCATGCTGTTGCAAATGTAGCAGTATCTGACATCATCATGCCTAACTACATTCCTCACATTGTTCGTTCTTTCTTCACTCTTAAAGGAGTAATGAATTATGAGGGTCAGTCTAGGCCATTGCTCTCTGTACAAGTTACAGAATTGATCGATGGTATCTTCATTGGGTGTAGCATAAACCATAGTGTCTGTGATGGCTCATCGTTTTGGCATTTCTTCAACTCATGGTCTGAAATCTCTAGAGGCGGTGCCTCGTCAGAAAATTATATCTCATGTCCTCCGGTTCTCAAACGTTGGTTTCTAAAGAGCACAGATTATCCAATTCGTCTTCCTTTCTCCATTGACGACAAACATTTTGCAGAAAAATATAGATACACTGCTCCACCTTCATTTGAAGTGAGAATCTTTCACTTCACACCAGAATATATTGCGAAACTAAAGGAAAAAGCCAATTCAATATCAGATGAGGAGAGTCATACTGATAAAATTGTCTTATCCTCCTTTCAAGCTTTGCTAGCTCACGTCTGGATTGCTGTAACCCGAGCTAGACGTTTAGATCCAGAAGAGATGACTAGTTATCAACTAGTAATAGGTAACAGGGCAAGGTTAAATCCACCTTTGCCTAACAACTACTTCGGAAACTCTTTTCTAGTTGGAGAAGCGACTACTAAGGTGGGTGACTTGCTCGAAAGGGGAATCCGCTGGGGTGCTTTGTTATTGAAGAAAGTGGTTATGTCATATGACGATGCAAAAATTCGAAGTTACTGTGATGCATGGATGGATAAACCTGAATTGTTGGCTCTTAACGATAAGGTATCAGCAAACACTTTGATGACAGGAGGGTCACCAAGGTTCAACATGTATGGTAATAATTTTGGTTGGGGAGACCCAGTTGTAGTTCGAGGTGGGATTTCTAACAAACGTCCAGGAGAGATCACAGCAATTCCTGGATCCGTTCAAGGCAGTGTAGACCTTGAAGTTTACCATTCTCTTAAAACTTTGAAGGCTATGGGAGATGATGTGGAGTTCATAGATGTACAGAAAAGCTCAAGGTAA
- the LOC113359965 gene encoding protein trichome birefringence-like 2, whose protein sequence is MKKLKICEKLCHLVGISSSSSSSNNHHTKRKISSAHFGFPFVVAVSVLVLTATILFMFLSVSRPSPLNPIVDGNNVIRFYHRFSFPHWPFYTSNSSTSNIITGDNTLAMSNFSSSHSSCGRMSCDEKKHGNGDDSSNYGECDMFDGEWTKVEKRKPYYPPGSCPFIKPEPFACHENGRPDDQFLQWQWQWSSKQTTANCNNIPRSLNATDFLERLRGKRLVFVGDSLNRNMYVSLVCILWNVIPDKSRVFRPTGSTPFESRGDMSLVFEDYNCTVVFVWTAFLVEETNSPVRRSQTASKPKPKTLRLDVIDEVASSVYRDADILVFGSWHWWVKAKTNNGINYFQEGDYLYPKMEIDKAYKKALNTWRRWIDKHIDANKTQVLFRGHSLSHYVGGRWNTGGHCHLEREPIMSNETYVHPSPSQAKILEDVLGRTKTPVMYLNISKLTYYRSDGHPSLYAKNYTAKERIAVLEIQDCSHWCLPGVADTWNELLYASLLKAGKGSFGRL, encoded by the exons ATGAAGAAGCTAAAGATTTGTGAGAAATTATGTCACTTAGTTgggatatcatcatcatcatcatcctctaaCAATCATCATACCAAGAGAAAAATATCATCAGCACACTTTGGCTTTCCTTTCGTCGTTGCAGTTTCAGTACTGGTTCTTACAGCTACTATCTTATTCATGTTCTTATCTGTATCCCGGCCATCACCATTGAATCCCATCGTTGATGGTAACAATGTTATTAGATTTTACCACAGATTTTCGTTTCCACATTGGCCTTTTTATACATCAAACAGTAGTACTAGTAACATTATTACAGGAGACAATACCCTTGCAATGTCTAACTTTTCAAGTAGTCATAGTAGTTGCGGTAGAATGTCATGCGATGAGAAGAAACATGGAAATGGTGATGACTCTTCTAACTACGGTGAGTGTGATATGTTCGATGGCGAATGGACGAAGGTTGAAAAGCGGAAACCGTATTATCCTCCTGGTTCTTGTCCATTTATCAAACCAGAACCTTTCGCTTGTCATGAAAATGGAAGACCTGATGACCAGTTCCTCCAGTGGCAATGGCAATGGTCATCGAAGCAAACAACTGCAAACTGTAATAATATCCCCAG GTCTCTTAACGCGACGGATTTCCTTGAAAGGTTGAGAGGGAAACGATTAGTATTTGTTGGCGACTCTTTGAACAGGAATATGTATGTTTCTCTGGTGTGTATCTTGTGGAATGTCATACCAGATAAGAGCAGAGTTTTCAGGCCTACGGGGAGTACACCATTCGAGTCCAGAGGAGATATGTCTCTGGTATTCGAG GACTATAACTGTACCGTAGTATTTGTGTGGACTGCATTTTTAGTCGAGGAGACAAATTCACCGGTTCGTAGAAGCCAAACCGCATCAAAACCAAAGCCAAAGACGCTAAGATTGGATGTGATTGATGAGGTCGCGTCCTCGGTGTACCGGGATGCTGATATTCTGGTGTTTGGGTCATGGCATTGGTGGGTTAAAGCCAAAACTAATAATGG AATCAACTATTTTCAAGAAGGCGATTACTTATACCCAAAAATGGAGATTGATAAAGCCTACAAGAAAGCACTTAATACTTGGAGAAGATGGATTGACAAGCACATTGATGCTAACAAAACTCAAGTGCTTTTCAGAGGACATTCGCTTTCCCATTACGT GGGAGGTAGATGGAATACGGGTGGGCATTGCCACTTAGAAAGGGAGCCGATCATGAGTAACGAAACGTACGTGCATCCATCACCTTCTCAAGCGAAAATACTAGAAGACGTCCTAGGACGAACGAAGACTCCTGTTATGTATCTAAATATCAGCAAACTAACTTATTACCGGTCTGACGGACACCCATCTCTCTATGCGAAAAATTACACCGCCAAAGAGAGAATTGCAGTTCTTGAAATTCAGGACTGCAGTCATTGGTGTTTACCTGGTGTGGCTGATACATGGAATGAGTTGTTGTATGCTTCTCTGTTGAAAGCAGGCAAAGGGTCTTTTGGCCGCTTGTAA